From a region of the Oncorhynchus keta strain PuntledgeMale-10-30-2019 chromosome 13, Oket_V2, whole genome shotgun sequence genome:
- the LOC118392015 gene encoding uncharacterized protein LOC118392015 isoform X22, which produces MAFGFWLGVFVLLSVWPSVRCSDLRRGAIETACRDRYLLVTTQLSFAGNEPRFEAVDADGVHPITKQYGSECGYMFSILPLPGLAELRASYFSCHTDNQDDEVFTFRFNLNTIDANGVEATYSVNATCSLPLPWSPREVSCEENYMEVSMRSDVSCLSGTTDAWTAALAKAHSSATSTWQVMFQQEGQQLIPMSFSEARELGYVFHLTQGRLVFRSPYTPRSVMGSVSMINGSVVEVVHPILFSRQRWVVMMVDWIVACSTNEGMYDGVGLVWQTPTLLSPLVSGLSGLESIKISMGVDGQLLDEPITTERGYSLDISDTTVQISIPFNAAGGYRKSFVMDNMYHEFYVVRLYYEQIFLDDCGVETRLRLHRPMNTPLLIQHLTIINQTVLEDRVFTVYLGNLYYDVDLVAVTVNGHNFTIREANKSGLVITMVPQPNSNLHAYILRLPFEDAAVHKLYSPEGLLQFSMDINYTLVILPHEEPYYYLASVVAQFNDVFPPVFKGVCNEKSIRFQMDHKPFDYLWEVGVGPYILTTNLAAKRGYAMQNDSKSLNLEVPLFSVGYTYKDINLKQFYGLFEIHSRLPKTFEVKSSLAKACLFQTTEVIVCSTEGVVTVVTDVTTAIPGAEPNGTFLLDSTCRPQETDDTRALFSFGLHACGTRVQVDHQHVTYENEINVEHKSQSVNAPVKTRDTASVIVVRCVYPLSDLYKLFAYWRFEADSPGVGTILTRVPITTFPPTTLTTTRRPLTSTTTSNTGLSPGREMPGIHPRAKYVKVFSWQMNQPKGTT; this is translated from the exons ATGGCTTTTGGGTTTTGGTTGGG AGTATTTGTACTCCTGTCTGTATGGCCTAGTGTAAGATGTTCTGACCTTCGAAGAG GGGCCATTGAGACTGCATGCCGGGATCGATACCTGTTGGTAACAACCCAACTCTCATTTGCTGGGAACGAACCTCGCTTTGAAGCGGTTG ATGCTGATGGTGTTCACCCCATCACTAAGCAGTATGGGTCAGAGTGTGGCTACATGTTCAGTATCCTCCCTCTGCCTGGCCTTGCTGAACTCAGAGCCTCCTACTTCTCCTGCCACACTGACAACCAG GACGATGAGGTGTTCACTTTTAGGTTTAACTTGAACACAATTGATGCGAATGGAGTGGAAGCCACCTACTCTGTGAATGCaacctgctccctccctctaccctggtCCCCCAGAGAAGTCAGCTGTGAGGAGAATTATATGGAG GTGTCAATGAGGAGTGACGTTTCTTGTCTGTCTGGTACAACGGATGCCTGGACTGCTGCCCTTGCTAAA GCCCACAGCTCTGCCACGTCTACCTGGCAGGTGATGTTCCAGCAGGAGGGGCAGCAGCTGATTCCCATGTCATTCTCAGAGGCTCGGGAGCTGGGCTACGTGTTCCACCTCACCCAGGGGAGACTGGTGTTCCGCTCACCCTACACACCACGGTCTGTCATGGGGTCTGTGTCCATG ATCAATGGTTCAGTGGTGGAGGTGGTCCATCCCATACTGTTCTCCAGGCAGAGATGGGTGGTTATGATGGTGGACTGGATTGTTGCGTGCAGCACTA ATGAAGGGATGTATGATGGGGTGGGGCTGGTCTGGCAGACCCCCACTCTGctgtccccgctggtctctgGCCTCTCTGGGTTGGAGAGCATCAAGATATCAATGGGGGTGGATGGGCAGCTCCTGGATGAGCCCATCACAACAGAGCGAGGCTACAGCCTGGACATCAGTGACACCACTGTCCAGATCAGCATCCCCTTCAATGCTGCCGGAGGATACAGAAAA agctttgtgatggacaACATGTACCATGAGTTCTATGTGGTCCGTCTCTACTATGAACAAATCTTTCTTGATGACTGTGGTGTGGAGACCAGACTCCGCCTCCACAGGCCCATGAACACACCTCTTCTGATCCAGCACCTCACAATCATTAACC AAACAGTCCTTGAGGATCGTGTGTTTACTGTTTACCTGGGGAACCTCTACTACGATGTTGACCTGGTGGCTGTGACGGTCAATGGTCACAACTTCACCATACGAGAGGCGAATAAAAGTGGCCTCGTCATAACCATGGTCCCCCAGCCCAATAGTAACCTTCATGCCTACATTCTCAGGCTGCCATTTGAGGATGCTGCTGTTCACAAGCTG TACTCTCCAGAGGGGCTTCTTCAGTTCTCGATGGACATCAACTACACGTTGGTCatcctgcctcacgaggagccttaCTACTACCTGGCCTCAGTCGTGGCTCAGTTCAATGATGTCT TTCCTCCAGTCTTCAAAGGCGTCTGCAATGAGAAAAGCATCAGATTCCAGATGGACCATAAGCCATTTGACTACCTGTGGGAGGTGGGTGTTGGCCCCTACATTCTGACCACAAATCTGGCAGCCAAGCGGGGCTACGCTATGCAGAATGACAGCAAGAGTCTGAACCTGGAAGTGCCCCTCTTCTCTGTTGGCTACACTTATAAG GACATCAATTTGAAGCAGTTCTACGGCTTATTTGAAATTCACTCACGACTTCCTAAGACCTTCGAGGTCAAGAGTTCCTTGGCCAAAGCTTGTCTCTTCCAGACTACTGAGGTCATAG TGTGTTCCACTGAAGGGGTGGTGACAGTGGTTACTGATGTGACTACGGCCATCCCTGGAGCTGAACCCAACGGAACCTTTCTCCTGGACTCCACCTGCAGGCCTCAAGAGACGGATGACACCAGGGCTCTCTTTAGCTTTGGACTCCACGCCTGTGGTACCAGGGTCCAG GTTGACCATCAGCATGTTACCTATGAAAATGAGATCAATGTTGAGCACAAGAGCCAGTCTGTGAATGCACCAGTCAAAACCAGGGATACTGCCTCTGT GATTGTAGTTCGGTGTGTCTATCCACTGAGTGACCTATACAAGCTGTTTGCATATTGGCGGTTTGAGGCAGACTCTCCAGGAGTTGGCACCATCTTGACTAGAGTTCCTATAACAA CATTTCCACCCACTACCCTCACCACCACCAGAAGACCGTTGACCTCCACAACTACTTCCAACACAGGCCTTAGTCCTGGGAGGGAAATGCCTGGCATCCACCCTAGGGCTAAATACGTCAAAGTCTTCAGCTGGCAAATGAACCAACCTAAAGGAACCACTTAG
- the LOC118392015 gene encoding uncharacterized protein LOC118392015 isoform X29, with amino-acid sequence MAFGFWLGVFVLLSVWPSVRCSDLRRGAIETACRDRYLLVTTQLSFAGNEPRFEAVDADGVHPITKQYGSECGYMFSILPLPGHAELRASYFSCHTDNQDDEVFTFSFNLITTAASGVETTYSVNATCFLPLPWSTREVSCEENYMEVSMRSDVSCLSGTTDAWTAALAKAHSSATSTWQVMFQQEGQQLIPMSFSEARELGYVFHLTQGRLVFRSPYTPRSVMGSVSMINGSVVEVVHPILFSRQRWVVMMVDWIVACSTNEGMYDGVGLVWQTPTLLSPLVSGLSGLESIKISMGVDGQLLDEPITTERGYSLDISDTTVQISIPFNAAGGYRKSFVMDNMYHEFYVVRLYYEQIFLDDCGVETRLRLHRPMNTPLLIQHLTIINQTVLEDRVFTVYLGNLYYDVDLVAVTVNGHNFTIREANKSGLVITMVPQPNSNLHAYILRLPFEDAAVHKLYSPEGLLQFSMDINYTLVILPHEEPYYYLASVVAQFNDVFPPVFKGVCNEKSIRFQMDHKPFDYLWEVGVGPYILTTNLAAKRGYAMQNDSKSLNLEVPLFSVGYTYKDINLKQFYGLFEIHSRLPKTFEVKSSLAKACLFQTTEVIVCSTEGVVTVVTDVTTAIPGAEPNGTFLLDSTCRPQETDDTRALFSFGLHACGTRVQVDHQHVTYENEINVEHKSQSVNAPVKTRDTASVIVVRCVYPLSDLYKLFAYWRFEADSPGVGTILTRVPITTFPPTTLTTTRRPLTSTTTSNTGLSPGREMPGIHPRAKYVKVFSWQMNQPKGTT; translated from the exons ATGGCTTTTGGGTTTTGGTTGGG AGTATTTGTACTCCTGTCTGTATGGCCTAGTGTAAGATGTTCTGACCTTCGAAGAG GGGCCATTGAGACTGCATGCCGGGATCGATACCTGTTGGTAACAACCCAACTCTCATTTGCTGGGAACGAACCTCGCTTTGAAGCGGTTG ATGCTGATGGCGTTCACCCCATCACTAAGCAGTATGGGTCAGAGTGTGGCTACATGTTCAGTATCCTCCCTCTGCCTGGCCATGCTGAACTCAGAGCCTCCTACTTCTCCTGCCACACTGACAACCAG GATGACGAGGTGTTCACTTTTAGCTTTAACTTGATCACAACTGCTGCAAGTGGAGTGGAAACTACCTACTCTGTGAATGCAACCTGCTTCCTCCCTCTACCCTGGTCTACCAGAGAAGTCAGCTGTGAGGAGAACTATATGGAG GTGTCAATGAGGAGTGACGTTTCTTGTCTGTCTGGTACAACGGATGCCTGGACTGCTGCCCTTGCTAAA GCCCACAGCTCTGCCACGTCTACCTGGCAGGTGATGTTCCAGCAGGAGGGGCAGCAGCTGATTCCCATGTCATTCTCAGAGGCTCGGGAGCTGGGCTACGTGTTCCACCTCACCCAGGGGAGACTGGTGTTCCGCTCACCCTACACACCACGGTCTGTCATGGGGTCTGTGTCCATG ATCAATGGTTCAGTGGTGGAGGTGGTCCATCCCATACTGTTCTCCAGGCAGAGATGGGTGGTTATGATGGTGGACTGGATTGTTGCGTGCAGCACTA ATGAAGGGATGTATGATGGGGTGGGGCTGGTCTGGCAGACCCCCACTCTGctgtccccgctggtctctgGCCTCTCTGGGTTGGAGAGCATCAAGATATCAATGGGGGTGGATGGGCAGCTCCTGGATGAGCCCATCACAACAGAGCGAGGCTACAGCCTGGACATCAGTGACACCACTGTCCAGATCAGCATCCCCTTCAATGCTGCCGGAGGATACAGAAAA agctttgtgatggacaACATGTACCATGAGTTCTATGTGGTCCGTCTCTACTATGAACAAATCTTTCTTGATGACTGTGGTGTGGAGACCAGACTCCGCCTCCACAGGCCCATGAACACACCTCTTCTGATCCAGCACCTCACAATCATTAACC AAACAGTCCTTGAGGATCGTGTGTTTACTGTTTACCTGGGGAACCTCTACTACGATGTTGACCTGGTGGCTGTGACGGTCAATGGTCACAACTTCACCATACGAGAGGCGAATAAAAGTGGCCTCGTCATAACCATGGTCCCCCAGCCCAATAGTAACCTTCATGCCTACATTCTCAGGCTGCCATTTGAGGATGCTGCTGTTCACAAGCTG TACTCTCCAGAGGGGCTTCTTCAGTTCTCGATGGACATCAACTACACGTTGGTCatcctgcctcacgaggagccttaCTACTACCTGGCCTCAGTCGTGGCTCAGTTCAATGATGTCT TTCCTCCAGTCTTCAAAGGCGTCTGCAATGAGAAAAGCATCAGATTCCAGATGGACCATAAGCCATTTGACTACCTGTGGGAGGTGGGTGTTGGCCCCTACATTCTGACCACAAATCTGGCAGCCAAGCGGGGCTACGCTATGCAGAATGACAGCAAGAGTCTGAACCTGGAAGTGCCCCTCTTCTCTGTTGGCTACACTTATAAG GACATCAATTTGAAGCAGTTCTACGGCTTATTTGAAATTCACTCACGACTTCCTAAGACCTTCGAGGTCAAGAGTTCCTTGGCCAAAGCTTGTCTCTTCCAGACTACTGAGGTCATAG TGTGTTCCACTGAAGGGGTGGTGACAGTGGTTACTGATGTGACTACGGCCATCCCTGGAGCTGAACCCAACGGAACCTTTCTCCTGGACTCCACCTGCAGGCCTCAAGAGACGGATGACACCAGGGCTCTCTTTAGCTTTGGACTCCACGCCTGTGGTACCAGGGTCCAG GTTGACCATCAGCATGTTACCTATGAAAATGAGATCAATGTTGAGCACAAGAGCCAGTCTGTGAATGCACCAGTCAAAACCAGGGATACTGCCTCTGT GATTGTAGTTCGGTGTGTCTATCCACTGAGTGACCTATACAAGCTGTTTGCATATTGGCGGTTTGAGGCAGACTCTCCAGGAGTTGGCACCATCTTGACTAGAGTTCCTATAACAA CATTTCCACCCACTACCCTCACCACCACCAGAAGACCGTTGACCTCCACAACTACTTCCAACACAGGCCTTAGTCCTGGGAGGGAAATGCCTGGCATCCACCCTAGGGCTAAATACGTCAAAGTCTTCAGCTGGCAAATGAACCAACCTAAAGGAACCACTTAG
- the LOC118392015 gene encoding uncharacterized protein LOC118392015 isoform X31: MAFGFWLGVFVLLSVWPSVRCSDLRRGAIETACRDRYMLLTTQLQFAGNEPRFEAVDADGVHPITKQYGSECGYMFSILPLPGHAELRASYFSCHTDNQDDEVFTFSFNLITTAASGVETTYSVNATCFLPLPWSTREVSCEENYMEVSMRSDVSCLSGTTDAWTAALAKAHSSATSTWQVMFQQEGQQLIPMSFSEARELGYVFHLTQGRLVFRSPYTPRSVMGSVSMINGSVVEVVHPILFSRQRWVVMMVDWIVACSTNEGMYDGVGLVWQTPTLLSPLVSGLSGLESIKISMGVDGQLLDEPITTERGYSLDISDTTVQISIPFNAAGGYRKSFVMDNMYHEFYVVRLYYEQIFLDDCGVETRLRLHRPMNTPLLIQHLTIINQTVLEDRVFTVYLGNLYYDVDLVAVTVNGHNFTIREANKSGLVITMVPQPNSNLHAYILRLPFEDAAVHKLYSPEGLLQFSMDINYTLVILPHEEPYYYLASVVAQFNDVFPPVFKGVCNEKSIRFQMDHKPFDYLWEVGVGPYILTTNLAAKRGYAMQNDSKSLNLEVPLFSVGYTYKDINLKQFYGLFEIHSRLPKTFEVKSSLAKACLFQTTEVIVCSTEGVVTVVTDVTTAIPGAEPNGTFLLDSTCRPQETDDTRALFSFGLHACGTRVQVDHQHVTYENEINVEHKSQSVNAPVKTRDTASVIVVRCVYPLSDLYKLFAYWRFEADSPGVGTILTRVPITTFPPTTLTTTRRPLTSTTTSNTGLSPGREMPGIHPRAKYVKVFSWQMNQPKGTT, translated from the exons ATGGCTTTTGGGTTTTGGTTGGG AGTATTTGTACTCCTGTCTGTATGGCCTAGTGTAAGATGTTCTGACCTTCGAAGAG GGGCCATTGAGACTGCATGCCGGGATCGATACATGTTGTTAACAACCCAACTCCAATTTGCTGGGAACGAACCTCGCTTTGAAGCGGTTG ATGCTGATGGCGTTCACCCCATCACTAAGCAGTATGGGTCAGAGTGTGGCTACATGTTCAGTATCCTCCCTCTGCCTGGCCATGCTGAACTCAGAGCCTCCTACTTCTCCTGCCACACTGACAACCAG GATGACGAGGTGTTCACTTTTAGCTTTAACTTGATCACAACTGCTGCAAGTGGAGTGGAAACTACCTACTCTGTGAATGCAACCTGCTTCCTCCCTCTACCCTGGTCTACCAGAGAAGTCAGCTGTGAGGAGAACTATATGGAG GTGTCAATGAGGAGTGACGTTTCTTGTCTGTCTGGTACAACGGATGCCTGGACTGCTGCCCTTGCTAAA GCCCACAGCTCTGCCACGTCTACCTGGCAGGTGATGTTCCAGCAGGAGGGGCAGCAGCTGATTCCCATGTCATTCTCAGAGGCTCGGGAGCTGGGCTACGTGTTCCACCTCACCCAGGGGAGACTGGTGTTCCGCTCACCCTACACACCACGGTCTGTCATGGGGTCTGTGTCCATG ATCAATGGTTCAGTGGTGGAGGTGGTCCATCCCATACTGTTCTCCAGGCAGAGATGGGTGGTTATGATGGTGGACTGGATTGTTGCGTGCAGCACTA ATGAAGGGATGTATGATGGGGTGGGGCTGGTCTGGCAGACCCCCACTCTGctgtccccgctggtctctgGCCTCTCTGGGTTGGAGAGCATCAAGATATCAATGGGGGTGGATGGGCAGCTCCTGGATGAGCCCATCACAACAGAGCGAGGCTACAGCCTGGACATCAGTGACACCACTGTCCAGATCAGCATCCCCTTCAATGCTGCCGGAGGATACAGAAAA agctttgtgatggacaACATGTACCATGAGTTCTATGTGGTCCGTCTCTACTATGAACAAATCTTTCTTGATGACTGTGGTGTGGAGACCAGACTCCGCCTCCACAGGCCCATGAACACACCTCTTCTGATCCAGCACCTCACAATCATTAACC AAACAGTCCTTGAGGATCGTGTGTTTACTGTTTACCTGGGGAACCTCTACTACGATGTTGACCTGGTGGCTGTGACGGTCAATGGTCACAACTTCACCATACGAGAGGCGAATAAAAGTGGCCTCGTCATAACCATGGTCCCCCAGCCCAATAGTAACCTTCATGCCTACATTCTCAGGCTGCCATTTGAGGATGCTGCTGTTCACAAGCTG TACTCTCCAGAGGGGCTTCTTCAGTTCTCGATGGACATCAACTACACGTTGGTCatcctgcctcacgaggagccttaCTACTACCTGGCCTCAGTCGTGGCTCAGTTCAATGATGTCT TTCCTCCAGTCTTCAAAGGCGTCTGCAATGAGAAAAGCATCAGATTCCAGATGGACCATAAGCCATTTGACTACCTGTGGGAGGTGGGTGTTGGCCCCTACATTCTGACCACAAATCTGGCAGCCAAGCGGGGCTACGCTATGCAGAATGACAGCAAGAGTCTGAACCTGGAAGTGCCCCTCTTCTCTGTTGGCTACACTTATAAG GACATCAATTTGAAGCAGTTCTACGGCTTATTTGAAATTCACTCACGACTTCCTAAGACCTTCGAGGTCAAGAGTTCCTTGGCCAAAGCTTGTCTCTTCCAGACTACTGAGGTCATAG TGTGTTCCACTGAAGGGGTGGTGACAGTGGTTACTGATGTGACTACGGCCATCCCTGGAGCTGAACCCAACGGAACCTTTCTCCTGGACTCCACCTGCAGGCCTCAAGAGACGGATGACACCAGGGCTCTCTTTAGCTTTGGACTCCACGCCTGTGGTACCAGGGTCCAG GTTGACCATCAGCATGTTACCTATGAAAATGAGATCAATGTTGAGCACAAGAGCCAGTCTGTGAATGCACCAGTCAAAACCAGGGATACTGCCTCTGT GATTGTAGTTCGGTGTGTCTATCCACTGAGTGACCTATACAAGCTGTTTGCATATTGGCGGTTTGAGGCAGACTCTCCAGGAGTTGGCACCATCTTGACTAGAGTTCCTATAACAA CATTTCCACCCACTACCCTCACCACCACCAGAAGACCGTTGACCTCCACAACTACTTCCAACACAGGCCTTAGTCCTGGGAGGGAAATGCCTGGCATCCACCCTAGGGCTAAATACGTCAAAGTCTTCAGCTGGCAAATGAACCAACCTAAAGGAACCACTTAG
- the LOC118392015 gene encoding uncharacterized protein LOC118392015 isoform X28 — protein sequence MAFGFWLGVFVLLSVWPSVRCSDLPRGAIETACRDRYMLLTTQLQFAGNEPRFEAVDADGVHPITKQYGSECGYMFSILPLPGHAELRASYFSCHTDNQDDEVFTFSFNLITTAASGVETTYSVNATCFLPLPWSTREVSCEENYMEVSMRSDVSCLSGTTDAWTAALAKAHSSATSTWQVMFQQEGQQLIPMSFSEARELGYVFHLTQGRLVFRSPYTPRSVMGSVSMINGSVVEVVHPILFSRQRWVVMMVDWIVACSTNEGMYDGVGLVWQTPTLLSPLVSGLSGLESIKISMGVDGQLLDEPITTERGYSLDISDTTVQISIPFNAAGGYRKSFVMDNMYHEFYVVRLYYEQIFLDDCGVETRLRLHRPMNTPLLIQHLTIINQTVLEDRVFTVYLGNLYYDVDLVAVTVNGHNFTIREANKSGLVITMVPQPNSNLHAYILRLPFEDAAVHKLYSPEGLLQFSMDINYTLVILPHEEPYYYLASVVAQFNDVFPPVFKGVCNEKSIRFQMDHKPFDYLWEVGVGPYILTTNLAAKRGYAMQNDSKSLNLEVPLFSVGYTYKDINLKQFYGLFEIHSRLPKTFEVKSSLAKACLFQTTEVIVCSTEGVVTVVTDVTTAIPGAEPNGTFLLDSTCRPQETDDTRALFSFGLHACGTRVQVDHQHVTYENEINVEHKSQSVNAPVKTRDTASVIVVRCVYPLSDLYKLFAYWRFEADSPGVGTILTRVPITTFPPTTLTTTRRPLTSTTTSNTGLSPGREMPGIHPRAKYVKVFSWQMNQPKGTT from the exons ATGGCTTTTGGGTTTTGGTTGGG AGTATTTGTACTCCTGTCTGTATGGCCTAGTGTAAGATGTTCTGACCTTCCAAGAG GGGCCATTGAGACTGCATGCCGGGATCGATACATGTTGTTAACAACCCAACTCCAATTTGCTGGGAACGAACCTCGCTTTGAAGCGGTTG ATGCTGATGGCGTTCACCCCATCACTAAGCAGTATGGGTCAGAGTGTGGCTACATGTTCAGTATCCTCCCTCTGCCTGGCCATGCTGAACTCAGAGCCTCCTACTTCTCCTGCCACACTGACAACCAG GATGACGAGGTGTTCACTTTTAGCTTTAACTTGATCACAACTGCTGCAAGTGGAGTGGAAACTACCTACTCTGTGAATGCAACCTGCTTCCTCCCTCTACCCTGGTCTACCAGAGAAGTCAGCTGTGAGGAGAACTATATGGAG GTGTCAATGAGGAGTGACGTTTCTTGTCTGTCTGGTACAACGGATGCCTGGACTGCTGCCCTTGCTAAA GCCCACAGCTCTGCCACGTCTACCTGGCAGGTGATGTTCCAGCAGGAGGGGCAGCAGCTGATTCCCATGTCATTCTCAGAGGCTCGGGAGCTGGGCTACGTGTTCCACCTCACCCAGGGGAGACTGGTGTTCCGCTCACCCTACACACCACGGTCTGTCATGGGGTCTGTGTCCATG ATCAATGGTTCAGTGGTGGAGGTGGTCCATCCCATACTGTTCTCCAGGCAGAGATGGGTGGTTATGATGGTGGACTGGATTGTTGCGTGCAGCACTA ATGAAGGGATGTATGATGGGGTGGGGCTGGTCTGGCAGACCCCCACTCTGctgtccccgctggtctctgGCCTCTCTGGGTTGGAGAGCATCAAGATATCAATGGGGGTGGATGGGCAGCTCCTGGATGAGCCCATCACAACAGAGCGAGGCTACAGCCTGGACATCAGTGACACCACTGTCCAGATCAGCATCCCCTTCAATGCTGCCGGAGGATACAGAAAA agctttgtgatggacaACATGTACCATGAGTTCTATGTGGTCCGTCTCTACTATGAACAAATCTTTCTTGATGACTGTGGTGTGGAGACCAGACTCCGCCTCCACAGGCCCATGAACACACCTCTTCTGATCCAGCACCTCACAATCATTAACC AAACAGTCCTTGAGGATCGTGTGTTTACTGTTTACCTGGGGAACCTCTACTACGATGTTGACCTGGTGGCTGTGACGGTCAATGGTCACAACTTCACCATACGAGAGGCGAATAAAAGTGGCCTCGTCATAACCATGGTCCCCCAGCCCAATAGTAACCTTCATGCCTACATTCTCAGGCTGCCATTTGAGGATGCTGCTGTTCACAAGCTG TACTCTCCAGAGGGGCTTCTTCAGTTCTCGATGGACATCAACTACACGTTGGTCatcctgcctcacgaggagccttaCTACTACCTGGCCTCAGTCGTGGCTCAGTTCAATGATGTCT TTCCTCCAGTCTTCAAAGGCGTCTGCAATGAGAAAAGCATCAGATTCCAGATGGACCATAAGCCATTTGACTACCTGTGGGAGGTGGGTGTTGGCCCCTACATTCTGACCACAAATCTGGCAGCCAAGCGGGGCTACGCTATGCAGAATGACAGCAAGAGTCTGAACCTGGAAGTGCCCCTCTTCTCTGTTGGCTACACTTATAAG GACATCAATTTGAAGCAGTTCTACGGCTTATTTGAAATTCACTCACGACTTCCTAAGACCTTCGAGGTCAAGAGTTCCTTGGCCAAAGCTTGTCTCTTCCAGACTACTGAGGTCATAG TGTGTTCCACTGAAGGGGTGGTGACAGTGGTTACTGATGTGACTACGGCCATCCCTGGAGCTGAACCCAACGGAACCTTTCTCCTGGACTCCACCTGCAGGCCTCAAGAGACGGATGACACCAGGGCTCTCTTTAGCTTTGGACTCCACGCCTGTGGTACCAGGGTCCAG GTTGACCATCAGCATGTTACCTATGAAAATGAGATCAATGTTGAGCACAAGAGCCAGTCTGTGAATGCACCAGTCAAAACCAGGGATACTGCCTCTGT GATTGTAGTTCGGTGTGTCTATCCACTGAGTGACCTATACAAGCTGTTTGCATATTGGCGGTTTGAGGCAGACTCTCCAGGAGTTGGCACCATCTTGACTAGAGTTCCTATAACAA CATTTCCACCCACTACCCTCACCACCACCAGAAGACCGTTGACCTCCACAACTACTTCCAACACAGGCCTTAGTCCTGGGAGGGAAATGCCTGGCATCCACCCTAGGGCTAAATACGTCAAAGTCTTCAGCTGGCAAATGAACCAACCTAAAGGAACCACTTAG